A window of the Lagenorhynchus albirostris chromosome 1, mLagAlb1.1, whole genome shotgun sequence genome harbors these coding sequences:
- the BAMBI gene encoding BMP and activin membrane-bound inhibitor homolog isoform X1, whose amino-acid sequence MDRHSSYIFIWLQLELCAMAVLLTKGEIRCYCDAAHCVATGYMCKSELSACFSKLLDPQNTNSPLTHGCLDSLASTADVCQARQVHNHSGSAAPTLECCHEDMCNYRGLQDVLAPPKGEASGQGNRYQHDGSRNLITKVQELTSSKELWFRAAVIAVPIAGGLILVLLIMLALRMLRSESKRLQDQRQQMLSRLHYSFHGHHSKKGQVAKLDLECMVPVTGHENCCLTCDKTRQADLSHDRILSLVHWGMYSGHGKLEFV is encoded by the exons ATGGATCGTCACTCCAGCTACATCTTCATCTGGCTGCAGCTCGAACTCTGCGCCATGGCCGTGCTGCTCACCAAAG GTGAAATCAGATGCTACTGCGATGCCGCCCACTGCGTGGCTACTGGTTACATGTGTAAATCGGAGCTGAGCGCCTGCTTCTCCAAACTTCTTGATCCTCAGAACACAAATTCCCCTCTCACGCACGGCTGCCTGGACTCTCTCGCAAGCACAGCAGATGTCTGCCAAGCCAGACAGGTCCACAACCACTCTGGCAGCGCTGCGCCCACGCTGGAGTGCTGCCACGAGGACATGTGCAATTACAGGGGGCTGCAGGACGTCCTCGCCCCTCCCAAGGGGGAGGCCTCAG GACAAGGGAACAGGTATCAGCATGATGGGAGCAGAAACCTCATCACCAAGGTGCAGGAGCTGACGTCCTCCAAAGAGCTGTGGTTCCGGGCGGCGGTGATCGCCGTTCCCATCGCCGGGGGGCTGATCCTAGTGTTGCTGATTATGTTGGCCCTGAGGATGCTGCGGAGCGAGAGCAAGAGGCTGCAGGACCAGCGGCAGCAGATGCTGTCGCGTTTGCACTACAGCTTTCACGGACACCACTCCAAAAAGGGGCAGGTGGCAAAGCTAGACTTGGAGTGCATGGTGCCCGTGACCGGCCATGAGAACTGCTGTCTGACCTGCGACAAGACGAGACAGGCTGACCTCAGCCACGACCGGATCCTGTCGCTCGTGCACTGGGGCATGTACAGTGGGCACGGGAAGCTGGAGTTCGTATGA
- the BAMBI gene encoding BMP and activin membrane-bound inhibitor homolog isoform X2, whose translation MCKSELSACFSKLLDPQNTNSPLTHGCLDSLASTADVCQARQVHNHSGSAAPTLECCHEDMCNYRGLQDVLAPPKGEASGQGNRYQHDGSRNLITKVQELTSSKELWFRAAVIAVPIAGGLILVLLIMLALRMLRSESKRLQDQRQQMLSRLHYSFHGHHSKKGQVAKLDLECMVPVTGHENCCLTCDKTRQADLSHDRILSLVHWGMYSGHGKLEFV comes from the exons ATGTGTAAATCGGAGCTGAGCGCCTGCTTCTCCAAACTTCTTGATCCTCAGAACACAAATTCCCCTCTCACGCACGGCTGCCTGGACTCTCTCGCAAGCACAGCAGATGTCTGCCAAGCCAGACAGGTCCACAACCACTCTGGCAGCGCTGCGCCCACGCTGGAGTGCTGCCACGAGGACATGTGCAATTACAGGGGGCTGCAGGACGTCCTCGCCCCTCCCAAGGGGGAGGCCTCAG GACAAGGGAACAGGTATCAGCATGATGGGAGCAGAAACCTCATCACCAAGGTGCAGGAGCTGACGTCCTCCAAAGAGCTGTGGTTCCGGGCGGCGGTGATCGCCGTTCCCATCGCCGGGGGGCTGATCCTAGTGTTGCTGATTATGTTGGCCCTGAGGATGCTGCGGAGCGAGAGCAAGAGGCTGCAGGACCAGCGGCAGCAGATGCTGTCGCGTTTGCACTACAGCTTTCACGGACACCACTCCAAAAAGGGGCAGGTGGCAAAGCTAGACTTGGAGTGCATGGTGCCCGTGACCGGCCATGAGAACTGCTGTCTGACCTGCGACAAGACGAGACAGGCTGACCTCAGCCACGACCGGATCCTGTCGCTCGTGCACTGGGGCATGTACAGTGGGCACGGGAAGCTGGAGTTCGTATGA